One window of Flavobacterium dauae genomic DNA carries:
- the dnaX gene encoding DNA polymerase III subunit gamma/tau has product MEQFIVSARKYRPQTFKDVVGQQTITNTLLNAIENNHLAQALLFTGPRGVGKTTCARILARKINQIGYDDPNEDFAFNVFELDAASNNSVDDIRNLIDQVRIPPQTGTYKVYIIDEVHMLSAAAFNAFLKTLEEPPKHAIFILATTEKHKIIPTILSRCQIFDFKRITVNDAKEYLKYVAESQNITFEEDALQIIAQKADGAMRDALSIFDRVVSYCGNNLTRQAVAENLNVLDYDYYLKVTDLIITNNIPELLLAFDAILAKGFDGNHFITGLASHFRNLLVCKNPQTLNLLDVSDENKNLFYVQSQKLQQDILIEAINLANNCDLKYKTSVNQRLLVELCLMQLATLTHPEKKNLVHN; this is encoded by the coding sequence ATGGAACAATTTATTGTATCGGCACGTAAGTACCGTCCACAAACTTTTAAAGATGTTGTAGGGCAACAAACCATAACAAATACCTTACTAAATGCCATTGAAAACAATCATTTAGCACAGGCATTGTTGTTCACAGGTCCGCGTGGTGTGGGTAAAACTACCTGTGCCCGTATTTTAGCCCGAAAAATAAATCAAATAGGTTATGATGATCCTAACGAAGATTTTGCCTTTAACGTTTTTGAATTAGATGCCGCTTCAAACAATTCAGTTGACGATATCCGTAATTTAATTGATCAGGTTCGTATTCCGCCACAAACAGGAACTTACAAAGTATATATTATTGACGAAGTTCACATGTTGTCGGCAGCAGCGTTTAATGCGTTTTTAAAAACTTTGGAAGAACCACCCAAGCACGCCATATTTATTTTAGCAACTACCGAGAAACACAAGATTATTCCTACAATTCTTTCTCGTTGTCAAATATTTGATTTTAAAAGAATTACCGTTAATGATGCAAAGGAATACTTGAAGTATGTTGCAGAAAGTCAAAACATAACTTTTGAGGAAGATGCTTTGCAGATTATCGCTCAAAAAGCAGACGGCGCCATGCGTGATGCTTTGTCTATTTTTGACCGAGTGGTTTCGTATTGTGGAAACAATTTAACAAGACAGGCAGTAGCCGAAAATCTAAATGTTTTAGATTATGATTACTATTTAAAAGTAACCGATTTAATCATTACCAACAATATCCCTGAATTGTTGCTAGCTTTTGATGCTATTTTGGCAAAAGGGTTTGATGGCAATCATTTCATTACAGGTTTGGCATCGCATTTTAGAAATTTATTGGTTTGTAAAAACCCGCAAACACTTAATTTGCTTGATGTTAGTGATGAAAATAAAAATCTGTTTTATGTACAATCTCAAAAACTTCAACAAGATATTTTAATAGAAGCAATTAATTTGGCCAACAATTGCGATTTAAAATATAAAACATCGGTAAACCAACGTTTATTGGTAGAATTGTGTTTAATGCAATTGGCAACTTTAACGCATCCTGAAAAAAAAAATTTAGTTCACAATTAA
- a CDS encoding CCC motif membrane protein produces the protein MENYQNQNDPQNFQNQNFNNGNGNFMPANLPNATAVLILGILSIIGCCFYGIGIIFAIIALVLASKDTKLYKANPNAYSNYSTLNTGKILAIIGIVLFVLFIVFVLVMGSIVGWDAFTNEELMRERMEEWSRQYQ, from the coding sequence ATGGAAAATTATCAAAATCAAAACGATCCGCAAAATTTTCAGAATCAAAATTTTAACAATGGAAACGGTAATTTTATGCCTGCAAATTTACCTAATGCAACAGCTGTTTTAATTTTAGGGATTTTGTCTATTATTGGGTGTTGTTTTTATGGAATTGGAATTATTTTTGCAATTATTGCGTTGGTTTTAGCAAGTAAAGACACAAAGTTGTACAAAGCAAATCCAAATGCGTATTCTAACTATTCTACTTTAAATACGGGTAAAATCTTGGCTATAATTGGAATTGTTTTATTTGTTCTTTTCATTGTATTTGTACTAGTAATGGGATCTATCGTAGGATGGGATGCTTTTACAAACGAAGAATTAATGAGAGAGCGAATGGAAGAATGGTCACGTCAATATCAATAA
- a CDS encoding DUF2752 domain-containing protein: MEEYMLPCTTKKLFGIECFGCGTQRAGYMVAQGNFVDAFKMFPAIYTTILLCLFLFLHFVDKKRNYHKIIISLAIINTIVMVIAYIYKHFFNFK; encoded by the coding sequence ATGGAAGAATATATGCTGCCTTGTACTACCAAAAAACTTTTCGGAATTGAATGTTTTGGTTGTGGTACGCAAAGAGCCGGATATATGGTGGCGCAAGGGAATTTTGTTGATGCTTTTAAAATGTTTCCTGCCATTTATACTACTATATTATTGTGTTTATTTTTATTTTTACATTTTGTTGATAAAAAGAGAAATTATCATAAAATAATTATTTCTTTGGCAATTATAAACACTATTGTTATGGTTATTGCGTATATTTACAAACATTTTTTTAACTTTAAATAA
- a CDS encoding Smr/MutS family protein, whose amino-acid sequence MSREINLGTFVEVLDEDFSGKVIKLLNSEAVILTNDGFELTYPINQLILIGDGSIIKQASSFGVIEQAKKQKVTINHHKVNTEKKSKKDEIVLEIDLHIEKLVKDFKHLSNFDILNIQVDTTRHKLEFAIKNRIPKLVFIHGMGEGVLKTELEFLFGRYPEITFRDANYRKYGLGATEVYIKQNLSH is encoded by the coding sequence ATGAGCAGGGAAATTAATTTAGGAACATTTGTTGAAGTTTTAGACGAAGATTTTAGCGGAAAAGTAATAAAATTACTAAATAGCGAAGCAGTTATTTTAACTAACGATGGCTTTGAATTGACTTATCCAATTAACCAGTTAATTTTAATAGGCGATGGTTCGATAATTAAACAAGCATCTTCATTTGGAGTGATTGAACAGGCTAAAAAACAAAAAGTTACGATTAACCATCATAAAGTAAATACTGAAAAAAAATCAAAAAAAGATGAAATTGTTTTAGAAATTGATCTTCATATCGAAAAACTAGTTAAAGATTTTAAACATCTTTCTAATTTTGATATTTTAAATATTCAAGTTGATACCACTCGTCATAAACTGGAATTTGCAATAAAAAACCGTATTCCAAAATTAGTTTTTATTCACGGAATGGGCGAGGGAGTTTTAAAAACCGAATTGGAATTTTTATTTGGACGCTACCCTGAAATTACTTTTCGCGATGCCAATTACCGCAAATATGGGTTAGGTGCAACCGAAGTATATATAAAACAAAATCTGAGTCATTAA
- a CDS encoding MFS transporter, translated as MNNTVKTNYPALYTLIVVFFFWGFIAAGNNIFIPFCKDYFHLDQFQSQLIDFAFYTAYYIGALILFALSNVKGKDLVTFWGYKRSIVYGLLFSTIGAVAMILAVEANVYYGMLIGLFTVALGFSLQQTAANPFAILLGDEKTGASRVNLGGGINSLGTTIGPLVVAFALFGTTAAVTDNQIKTLSLDKVVLLYVFVGLLFIAAAALFYFSKKLPEGKSTEPIEKAPKALNILVLMTILLLICFSFVFSTYKETTEVIDKTSLENTRVLWLSFAFLVIVLGLLFAYKKASVKPEGWGAMKYPQLVLGMLAIFMYVGVEVGIGSNLGELLKSPEFGGLSSSEIAPYISMYWGSMMIGRWAGAVSAFNLTKNKQLVLTIILPIIAFGIILTANTLAAYNMSHFYASIVCVFIQIALIIITKNTPAKTLLAFSVFGIVALLIGLNTTGTLAVYALLCGGLACSIMWPAIYNLSLMGLGKYTAQGSAFLVMMILGGGIIPPIQGKIADIIGVHSSYIVSLICFIYLLIFAFVVIRILKKQQITIE; from the coding sequence ATGAACAATACCGTAAAAACAAATTATCCTGCGTTATATACGCTTATTGTGGTTTTCTTTTTTTGGGGATTTATCGCTGCCGGAAACAACATTTTTATACCTTTTTGCAAAGATTATTTTCATTTAGACCAGTTTCAGTCGCAGCTGATAGATTTTGCTTTTTACACAGCTTATTATATTGGAGCGTTGATTTTGTTTGCCCTAAGTAACGTTAAAGGGAAAGATTTGGTTACTTTTTGGGGGTACAAACGCAGTATTGTTTATGGTTTACTGTTTTCTACTATTGGTGCTGTGGCAATGATTTTAGCCGTTGAAGCAAACGTTTATTATGGTATGTTGATTGGGTTATTTACCGTTGCTTTAGGGTTTTCGTTACAACAAACAGCTGCGAATCCGTTTGCTATTTTATTGGGTGATGAAAAAACAGGAGCAAGCCGTGTGAATTTAGGCGGAGGTATCAATTCGTTAGGTACCACCATTGGTCCGTTAGTTGTTGCTTTTGCTTTGTTTGGAACAACTGCTGCCGTAACCGATAATCAGATTAAAACGCTGAGTTTAGATAAAGTGGTTTTGTTGTATGTTTTTGTAGGATTACTTTTTATTGCAGCAGCAGCATTGTTTTACTTTTCTAAAAAACTGCCCGAAGGAAAAAGTACCGAACCCATAGAAAAAGCTCCAAAAGCATTGAATATATTGGTTTTAATGACCATTTTATTATTAATTTGTTTCAGTTTTGTATTTTCAACTTATAAAGAAACTACCGAAGTAATAGACAAAACATCTTTAGAAAATACTCGTGTTCTTTGGTTATCATTTGCTTTTTTAGTAATAGTTTTAGGATTGCTTTTTGCCTATAAAAAAGCATCGGTAAAACCAGAAGGCTGGGGAGCAATGAAATATCCGCAATTGGTTTTAGGGATGTTGGCGATTTTTATGTATGTTGGCGTTGAAGTGGGGATAGGAAGTAATTTGGGCGAATTGCTAAAATCACCAGAATTTGGCGGATTGTCATCGTCTGAAATTGCTCCGTATATCTCTATGTACTGGGGCAGTATGATGATTGGACGCTGGGCAGGTGCAGTAAGTGCTTTTAATCTAACCAAAAATAAACAATTAGTATTAACCATTATTTTACCAATAATCGCTTTTGGAATTATCCTTACCGCTAATACTTTGGCAGCATATAATATGAGCCATTTTTACGCTTCTATTGTTTGTGTTTTTATTCAAATTGCATTAATTATTATTACAAAAAACACTCCGGCAAAAACATTATTGGCATTTAGTGTATTTGGCATAGTTGCTTTGTTAATTGGTTTAAACACTACGGGAACACTTGCCGTTTATGCTCTTCTATGCGGAGGGTTGGCGTGCAGTATTATGTGGCCGGCAATTTATAATTTAAGCTTAATGGGCTTGGGAAAATATACCGCACAAGGCTCTGCTTTTTTGGTAATGATGATTTTAGGCGGAGGAATTATTCCGCCTATTCAAGGAAAAATAGCCGATATTATTGGCGTTCATTCATCGTATATTGTATCGTTAATATGTTTTATTTATTTATTGATTTTTGCTTTTGTAGTAATTAGAATTTTAAAGAAACAACAGATAACGATTGAATAA
- a CDS encoding EamA family transporter encodes MQNLKYYLFAFTAFLLWGFFSLALKPIAYVPSFDILFFRILLSLTLIICFTLVFRRKIFLNDLKYFKKLSKSDQKRGISLTLIGGILLGLNWFLFIYVVNRVNVQSASFAYLICPIITAFLASIILKEKLTKIQWISVIISFIGCSICFLNNPNNLFFALIVAMTYALYLISQRSNIYFDKLNNLVFQILIICILSLPYYFIKGFTVPQNLSFYGYIFAISTLFTLIPLYLNLYALKGAQASTVGIMLYINPMIAFALAIFYYKESVNTLQFAAYFLILLSVFIFNYRILTRLTKKLQIK; translated from the coding sequence ATGCAAAATTTAAAATATTATCTGTTTGCCTTTACGGCGTTTTTATTGTGGGGTTTTTTTAGTTTGGCGTTAAAGCCTATAGCTTATGTTCCGTCGTTTGATATTTTGTTTTTCAGAATTCTACTTTCACTGACTTTAATAATATGTTTTACACTGGTTTTTAGAAGAAAAATATTTTTAAACGATTTAAAATATTTTAAAAAACTATCTAAAAGCGATCAGAAAAGAGGCATATCATTAACATTAATTGGTGGCATTCTATTGGGGCTAAACTGGTTTTTGTTTATATATGTTGTTAATCGAGTAAATGTACAGTCGGCATCTTTTGCCTATTTAATTTGCCCTATCATCACAGCTTTTCTGGCAAGTATTATATTAAAAGAAAAGCTTACAAAAATACAATGGATTTCTGTAATTATTAGTTTTATAGGATGCAGTATTTGCTTTTTAAACAACCCCAATAATTTATTTTTTGCTTTAATTGTAGCAATGACTTATGCTTTGTATTTAATTTCGCAGCGATCTAATATCTATTTTGATAAACTGAACAATTTAGTTTTTCAAATATTGATTATTTGCATTTTATCGTTGCCTTATTATTTTATAAAAGGGTTTACCGTACCGCAAAATCTTTCGTTTTATGGATACATCTTTGCCATTTCTACATTGTTTACACTAATTCCGTTGTACTTAAATTTATATGCCCTAAAAGGAGCGCAGGCATCTACCGTAGGCATTATGCTTTATATAAATCCAATGATAGCTTTTGCCTTGGCAATATTTTATTATAAAGAATCTGTGAATACTTTACAATTTGCTGCATATTTCTTAATTTTGCTATCGGTTTTTATTTTCAACTATCGCATATTAACCCGTCTAACAAAAAAATTACAAATTAAATGA